In the genome of Triticum urartu cultivar G1812 chromosome 5, Tu2.1, whole genome shotgun sequence, one region contains:
- the LOC125506741 gene encoding wall-associated receptor kinase 2-like produces the protein MSSMAWMLVLLPLAAWVTTASSSLAKPGCQERCGDIDVPYPFGIGAGCFRPGFEIACNNMKPFLPDATIARPTWLAVPVGVLKLTVTPSAQVQVRLPVAHQCLDADGNETSGSFDGRLTINKLGVYRVSNTANELFVLGCNTLVYASRGKSRSQVRNESTVAYFSGCVAYCNKAQKAQDDMCNSIGCCRVEISPLLTSTRMRFEKWARKRIDLRHPCSYAFIVQKDHYVFKAADLERTPEPDPAKRWSMPLWLDWAIRDGSNSSSCPVPDKTPGYACVSKRSECAKSTNGNGYYCICNKGYEGNPYLENGCTDIDECKQPQLYSCFGKCTNMDGSFECRCSQGYQGNATHKDGCVQSINTALIIGLSVSSGPTILILFLASKIIVHKLKNQKKQKLRQKFFNQNRGQLLQKLVSHRSDIAERMIIPLRELEKATNKFHPTRKLGGGGHGTVYKGILSDLHVVAIKKSNIVVKSEINEFINEVSILSQINHRNIVKLFGCCLETEVPLLAYEFICNGTLCDYLHKNPLRSVPWRDILRIATEIGKALSYLHSGISVPVIHRDIKSTNILLDAALTAKVSDFGASRYIPKDKRTITTVVQGTLGYLDPMYFYCGRLTEKSDVYSFGVILVELLTRKMPIIYRSSTGDGLVAQFSELLAEGKLVEILDPQVIEEGGSQVEVVASLAMSCIKLRAEERPTMRSVEMTLEALQGPREHFHVRNATYEGSYSAMRYTSPIRRTSLEETSRQYSQEEEFVLSASYPR, from the exons ATGTCGTCGATGGCATGGATGTTGGTGCTATTGCCATTAGCTGCATGGGTAACCACTGCCTCGAGCTCACTGGCGAAGCCAGGCTGCCAGGAGCGATGTGGCGACATCGACGTCCCCTACCCGTTCGGCATCGGTGCCGGCTGCTTCCGCCCAGGCTTCGAGATCGCCTGCAACAACATGAAGCCATTTTTGCCGGACGCTACCATTGCACGCCCCACGTGGCTCGCCGTGCCCGTAGGCGTGCTGAAGCTGACCGTGACGCCGAGCGCGCAGGTCCAGGTGCGGCTGCCTGTGGCGCACCAGTGCTTGGACGCCGACGGCAACGAGACCAGCGGCAGCTTCGACGGCAGGCTGACGATCAACAAGCTGGGCGTGTACCGCGTCTCCAACACCGCCAACGAGCTCTTTGTCCTGGGCTGCAATACCCTCGTCTACGCCAGCAGAGGGAAGTCGAGGTCCCAGGTCCGGAACGAGTCAACCGTCGCCTACTTCAGCGGTTGCGTGGCCTACTGCAACAAAGCCCAGAAGGCGCAGGACGACATGTGCAACAGCATCGGATGCTGCCGCGTCGAAATCTCGCCGTTGCTCACCAGCACCAGGATGAGGTTCGAGAAATGGGCACGCAAGCGCATCGACTTGAGGCACCCCTGCAGCTATGCCTTCATCGTGCAGAAGGACCACTACGTCTTCAAGGCCGCCGACCTGGAGAGGACGCCGGAGCCGGACCCGGCAAAGCGATGGAGCATGCCACTTTGGCTCGACTGGGCCATCCGCGACGGCAGTAACTCCTCGTCCTGTCCTGTGCCGGACAAGACGCCGGGATACGCTTGCGTGAGCAAGCGCAGCGAGTGCGCCAAGTCTACCAACGGGAATGGATATTACTGCATATGCAACAAAGGCTACGAGGGCAACCCATACCTTGAAAACGGATGCACGG ATATCGATGAGTGTAAACAGCCACAATTATATTCATGCTTCGGCAAGTGTACCAACATGGATGGATCTTTCGAGTGCAGGTGCTCACAAGGATACCAAGGAAACGCCACCCACAAAGATGGTTGTGTCCAGTCCATAAACACAG CTTTAATCATTGGCCTATCAGTTTCTAGTGGCCCAACTATTCTAATTTTGTTTCTTGCCTCAAAGATAATAGTTCACAAGCTTAAGAATCAAAAGAAACAAAAGTTGAGACAAAAGTTCTTCAATCAAAATCGTGGACAATTGTTGCAAAAATTGGTATCTCATCGGTCAGATATTGCAGAGAGGATGATCATCCCTCTAAGGGAGCTAGAAAAGGCCACAAACAAGTTTCATCCAACTCGTAAGCTTGGTGGTGGAGGGCATGGTACCGTATACAAGGGAATTTTATCAGACTTGCATGTTGTGGCAATCAAAAAGTCAAATATTGTGGTCAAGAGTGAGATTAACGAGTTTATAAATGAAGTTTCCATACTCTCACAGATCAATCATAGGAACATTGTAAAGCTTTTTGGATGTTGTCTTGAGACAGAAGTCCCCTTGTTGGCTTATGAGTTCATTTGCAATGGAACCCTATGTGATTATCTTCACAAGAATCCACTAAGATCAGTACCTTGGCGAGACATATTAAGGATTGCTACAGAAATTGGCAAAGCCCTTTCTTATCTTCATTCGGGTATTTCTGTCCCCGTAATACACAGAGATATAAAGTCCACCAATATACTTCTGGATGCTGCTTTGACAGCCAAGGTGTCTGACTTTGGAGCTTCAAGGTACATTCCTAAAGATAAAAGAACAATCACAACAGTGGTGCAGGGAACGTTGGGATATTTAGATCCTATGTACTTTTATTGTGGTCGTCTAACAGAAAAAAGTGATGTTTATAGCTTTGGAGTTATTCTCGTTGAGTTGCTTACAAGGAAGATGCCAATTATATATAGATCCTCCACCGGTGATGGGTTAGTTGCACAATTTTCTGAACTACTTGCAGAAGGTAAATTGGTAGAAATACTAGATCCACAAGTAATTGAGGAGGGAGGTAGCCAAGTTGAAGTGGTAGCTTCTCTAGCCATGTCGTGCATAAAGCTAAGAGCAGAGGAGCGACCAACTATGAGGTCAGTGGAGATGACACTAGAAGCACTTCAAGGACCCAGAGAGCATTTTCATGTTCGGAATGCAACATATGAGGGGAGTTATTCAGCAATGAGATATACATCACCAATAAGAAGGACAAGCTTAGAGGAGACGAGCAGGCAATATAGTCAAGAAGAAGAGTTTGTGTTGTCCGCAAGCTACCCTCGATAG